CACAGTCATTCCCCGGGCGGTACCCTCCTCCCCTCGGTTGGACGGTTGGACGTGGGCGGTGGCCCAGTAGGGATGTCTAGCCTCTCAGGctgaggggcagggcaggagtctcacggggtggggggaggctcaGGTTGGCTGGTTGTCTGAGCACAGGTCGCGCACTCGGGAGCGTTGCTGGGGGCCGCCCAGCGCCAGTCAGACAACTGGTGCCATAGAAAGAGCAGGGTCCGGTCCCTGCTCCGCTGAGCACCCCTGGACGAGTCCCCTGACCTCGTGAGCCTCAGTGTGCTTGTAGGCTTCTTTTGGGGACGAGATGAGCCAGGACATATGTTAGGAATAGTGCTCAGGTGTCCCCCAACCTTTCCCGGActgggggccaggctggggatggggtggcGGAGGAGGCCTCATTTCTAGTCCACGAACCTGGGAGGTCCGGATTCCGGGAAGCAGTAGTGATGACGTTCGGCTGCTCCTGTCCCCCTGCAGCTACCCCCCGGGAGCGGCCGAGCTCTGCCATTTACCCCTCAGACAGCTTCCGGCAATCCCTGCTCGGTTCCCGCCGCGGCCGCTCCTCCTTGTCACTGGCCAAGAGTGTCTCTACCACCAACATCGCTGGGTACGCCCCTGCTTGGGGAAGGGACAGCCGGGCGGGGGCGTGGAGGGTGGAAGTGGGCACCTGGAGGCCTGCAAGGGCGGTCCCTCCCGGCCCTGAGCTCGGGGCCATAGACCGGGAAGGAGGACTCCGGGTGCCTTCCCCTCAGACCCCAGCCCCGGTTCCCCATCTGGGGAGGAGGGCTCCGTCCCCCGAGTCGGGGTGACGTAGACCCTGTCCCCTCAGACACTTCAACGAAGAGTCCCCCCTGGGGCTGCGGCGGATCCTGTCCCAGTCCACGGACTCCCTCAACATGCGGAACCGGACCCTGTCCGTGGAGTCCCTCATTGACGAAGGTGACGGCCGGCCGGGGGAAGGcctgcggggggcggggcccAGCGAGGGGGGTCGGGCTCAGCGTGGGCCCTGCTGACGTCCAGGTGCAGAGGTGATCTACAGCGAGCTGATGAGTGACTTTGAGACGGACGAGAGGGACTTCGCAGCCGACTCGTGGAGCTTGGCCGTGGACAGCGGCTTCCTGCAGCAGCAGAAGAAGGAGGTGATGAAGCAGCAGGACGTCATCTACGGTGAGCCCAGGCCGCCAGGCTCCTCTCGCTGACCAGGGCTTGTCCACGACCTTCCTCCAGCCGGTGGTCCCTCCCAGGCCCCATCTTTACTCCTTCCTTCGAGCCGGTTCTCCTCCTTTGCCGCCGTCCGGTGCCACCCCTGGCGCCACGCTGGGGACCCGTGGCTCTTGCCCCAAACAGCTTACGGCCTGAGATGGCAAGGCCTAAAGGGAAAACGTAGTTAAAGAAACACTCATACCATGCCAGTGCGGAATGTCACCGTGGAGGGGGCCTGGGAAACCTCCCACCAGGCCTGCGGTCCCCAGCCTGGGCCCTGCCCGTGCGGCCTGGCCTAGGTGCGGGGTCCGATGAGCCGTCACCCCGCAGAGCTCATCCAGACGGAGCTGCACCATGTGCGGACGCTGAAGATCATGACACGGCTGTTCCGCGCGGGCATGCTGGAGGAGCTGCAGCTCGAGCCCGGCGTGGTGCAGGGGCTGTTCCCCTGCGTGGACGAGCTCAGCGACATCCACACGCGCTTCCTCAGCCAGTTGCTGGAACGCCGCCGCCAGTCCCTGTGCCCCGGCAGCACCCGCAACTTCGTCATCCACCGCTTGGGTGACCTGCTCATCAACCAGGTGGGCAGGGTCGCCGCTGCCGGGAGCCAGTGGGCAGGAGGCCGGAGCAAGGCTGGGGACTAGGCCAGGGACTAGGCCGTGGCTTTGTGGGACCTGCTGAGCtggcctgcccaccccccccccccccgcccctgccctctAGTTCTCAGGTCCCAGCGCCGAGCAGATGCGGAAGACCTACTCGGAGTTCTGCAGCCGCCACACCAAGGCCTTAAAGCTCTACAAGGAGCTGTGCGCGCGCGACAAGCGGTTCCAGCAGTTCATCCGGGTGAGCGGACCTGGCGCTGCCAGCCGACCCCATGGCCCGAACCCCGCCTGCCCATTCTGGGGGCCATGGCGCGCTGCTGCTGGCTCAGCCGGTTCCCACCAGCCCCTGTGGCGTGTGTCAGTGATGACCCCCTTCTCCGCCAGCGATAACCCCTGTTCACTCCTTGGTCTGGTTGTTCCTCATCCTCAACCCAGGGGGTGCGCTCCCCATTCCCAGGCACAGTCACCTAAGGCCATGGGAGGGCACCAGTGCTTGGGCTCCAAGGGCATGTTCTTGGACCCCCTCCCCGCGCACACCAGCCCTGAGCCCCGCCTGTGCCCTTGCAGAAGGTGACGCGGTCCGCGGTGCTGAAGCGGCATGGGGTGCAGGAGTGCATCCTGCTGGTGACCCAGCGCGTCACCAAGTACCCGGTGCTCATCAGCCGCATCCTGCAGCACTCCCACGGTGAGGGCGGGGCGCTCCCGGTGACCCAGGTCGGGGCGGGAGGGGCACCAACTGGCTGCGCCTCATGCTGCCCCCGCGCAGGGCCCGAGGAGGAGCGCCAGGACCTGACCACGGCCCTGGGGCTGGTGAAGGAGCTGCTGTCCAACGTGGACCAGGATGTGCACGAGCTGGAGAAGGGGGCCCGCCTGCAGGAGATCTACCACCGCATGGACCCGCGGGCGCAGGCCCCGGTGCCCGGCAAGGGCCCGTTCGGCCGGGAGGAGCTCCTGCGACGCAGGCTCATCCACGACGGCTGCCTCCTGTGGAAGACGGCGACCGGCCGCTTCAAAGGTGAGTGCGTGGCGAGTGGAGGCCCCCGTGgcgtgtggggagggaggggcctcCAGCCTGCGCCACTTGTCTGCACAGGGGGGCATCTGGGGAGATGCGGTCTGGGGGCCGGCAGCGAAGTCCAAATCCCGTATTTCCGCCCGTGGGCCACACGGGGCTTCCCTGCCAGGATGGGCCCCTGCGTGCCCGGAGAGCTACCGGTTTGACGAGGACAGAGAATCTCCacgatgggggtgggggtggggcgagaGTGGGGCACCTAGCAGGGCTCCAGAATGGGCCTCGGGGAGACAGCCAGGAAAGCCCGGGCAGGAAGCTGAGCCGGAGGAGTCCAGGAGGGACGGAGCAGACAGAGCAGAGGGGACTGGGGTGGGGCCGGGGCCACAGTTTCCCATCCTCGTTTCCCAGACCCGCCGGCCGCGTCTTTCCCACCTAGAGCAAGGCCAAGAGCGCAGCAGGCCTGGGCTTGGGGTGTGAGCCTGCCTGAGCCCCGTCCGCTGCCGTGAAATCCCCTCTCCACGGGCTGGGGGACGGCAGTGCCGACgggtcccttccttcctccctgtttctctctttcccatccCTCCCACGCAGCAGCTAAGAATATAAACCGCGGCGTTAAAAATAGCAAGGCTGGAGAGCTTTATTTCTGAAGCATTTAGCAAAAGCCCTCCCCTCTGTGTGCCCACAGTTTAGTAAGCTCTGCAAGGACAGCGGGAGAGCATGTGCTCTCTTGACTGTGACCTCTGAGTTCTAGGGACTTGACCTttagtgcccccccccccccccccccgccccgcaccaGTGTTGAGGTGGGGGCCTCAGGATCAGCGCGGCAGGAGGGCGGGGCGGAGGAGGGCGGAGGAGGCGGCTGTGGGGTCCAGGGAGCTGGGGTCACTGCTGCGGGAGGGAGGCATGAGAAGCCCCATCCGCTTCGGGCCGAGGGATTTCAGGGCGCGCAGCTGGAAAGCTCTGCCGTTAGCTGTGAGGTGGGGAAGCCCCTCCTGCTCTGGGAATGCTTTGGACCCTCACAAAAATTCTGCACCCCCTCACCCGGAAAGATACCTGTGCATGTCGTATTCCTGAGTAAAAATACACCACCTCGGGAGGTTTGCAGAGCCTCCGCGGCCTGGCGGGGGACTCGCTTGGGGTCTCTAGTCCCCAGGTGAACCAACCAGCTTCGGCTGGGTGAAGACGGTTTTCCTCTGATGCCCTGGTGACCCCTTCCCGGCTCCTCGAGCCGAGATGCTCTTCAAGCTCGTAGGAAGGGCACATTTCCCCCTGGCGCCCCTGAGCTGGAAGGACGGGCAGgcgggagctgcagagggaggatGAAGCCGTCCAAGGGGGGAGAGGCCGGGAAGAGAGTCGTCGGGGCCCCTGAGGAGGCGGCTAGCTGCTGCCCCGGCCTCTGACGCGGCCCGCCCTCCCTTCAGACGTCCTGATGCTGCTGATGACGGACGTGCTGCTGTTCCTGCAGGAGAAGGACCAGAAGTACATTTTTCCCGCCCTGGTgagctcttcctccccctctctcgtCACAGACAGGGCTCACAggcccttcttcctttcctacccAGGCCGGAATCCCCCAGAGCCCAACAGTCAGGATTGTAATTATTACTACAGTATCGTGAGGAGTAAAAACAGCTAATACTGTGCACGGACACTTACGTGCTATGGGGAAGGCCCGGCATGATCCCTTTTTCGTAGACAAGGAAAGTAAACCTTAaaggtgtttgggtttttttcccctcagtttatttgtttatttatgttattattatttttaaagacttcatttattcatttgggagagagagatcaagagcaggggagcagcagaggcagagggagaagctgactccctgctgggtagggaacgggatacagggcttgatctcaggaccctagatcatgacctgagctgaaggcaaatgcttaaatgactgagccacccaggcgcccctgagtttatttattttctagtaatctctacccccaacgtggggcttgaacccacaaccccaagatcaagagtcacacagtcCCCCGCCTGAGCTGGCCGGGCGCCCCAATAAACCTTAATGTCAGTGAATCTGTCAGAGGTTATGGGTGCTCCCAAGTGCCCTCTGGCCGTGCCAGAGCTGGGGCTCTGGAGTCCCTCAGGTACTGCAGAAAGACCGAAGACCAGAGACCCCAGGTCAGGTTCCCGGGCTGAGTCCTTCCTTTCTGACCCGCAGGACAAGCCCTCCGTGGTATCGCTGCAGAATCTGATTGTGCGGGACATTGCCAACCAGGAGAAAGGGATGTTCCTGATCAGCGCCGCGCCCCCGGAGATGTACGAGGTCCACACGGCGTCCCGGGATGACCGGAGCACCTGGATCCGCGTCATTCAGCAGAGCGTGcgcgtgtgagtgtgtgcatggcCTCCAGGATCCCGCCGCTTCGGGCCCTGCCACAGCACTCCCTGGGGGAGAACCCAGGGTTCAGAGGGGGAGGAACACGGAGGCCCCGGGGCTGGAAAGGTCATCTGTGCCGTCACACTGAGTGTGTCTTGTGCCATGACACCCCCGAGCTCTTCTTGGGAGTGGGAGTCCCGCAGTGTCCCACCTGGCGGCCGGCAGGACACCCACAGGGACAGGAGCACCTGAGGCTGCGGCAGTGGGCTGTTGCTGGGACCGTGTtgcattttacctttattttctaaaaactaaTGGGAAAGGAAACGAAATCCCTGAGACTAGAGCCCAACCCCACACAGTCGAGGCAAGAAGGGAACTGTCCCATGTGCTGAGGCTGCGgacttccagcttctgggggAGACACGTGGGATTTGAGACCCTCGATGGAGCTTCTTTGTAATCTGCGTGCGAAACGTTCAAAACAGATTCTTGAAGATTATGCCAAAAAGAAACTCAATCGGGATATTTCTCGGTTCTTTTAGCATTAGAAACGGGTTTTTTCCACTCGGTAACGTGTgagtttttgttttacttctgcGATTCAGACTTTTGAACCAATTTTTGAGAAATGCACACGAAGCAGGACATCGGCGACTCTAGGAGAATCGTGCCAAATCCCGTCCGGCCACACGCAGGCCCGTGGGGGCCTCTGTTAGCGTATTGATATTTCTCATCATGAAAATTACAGTTCATACTTTCTGATCAATGTCTCGAGCTTCTGCCGTGTTCGGAGCATTGCTAGACTTTTCATTTTagttctaacaacaacaacaaaaacagtgaaGAAGATATCatacccattttaaagatgagaagtaGAGGTTGCCGCCTGGTAAATAGCGGGGCCAGGATTTGGGCCCAGTTGGCTTCATGCCAAGCCCTGTGGTGTCCGTCCTTGCGATGCGACCCCCGCAGGTGGCCTGTGGAGGGGCATACAGACCAGGAAATTGGGATGATGGGCGTGAAGAAAAGCAGGGGTTTGGGAGTGAGCAAAGCCAGCGCTTGGGGCTGGAGAATCTTCCAGGGAAGGACTATGTTCAGGAAGGAGGCTGATTCCTGATCCCTCGACCCGCCCAACCTCACCCCACTCTTACTTACCCTTTAGGTGCCCATCCAGAGAGGACTTCCCCCTGATTGAGACAGAGCACGAGGCTTACCTGCGCCGAATCAAGAGTGAGTCTGCCCACAGAGCTCGCCAAGTAAATTATAATGCATCCCCATGACGGATGGTAGCAGGCCTGGTTCGAGGGTCAGTGCTGGGAAGGACTGATGCAGACCCATGACCAGAAGGGATTGTGGAGGGAAAAGAGCAAGGCTGAGCACGGCATAGGGTGTATGCTACCTCTGGCATAAAAATAACGGGGATAGGTGTGTGTCacatgtgttgtgtgtgtgtgtgtacacatgtgtgtaatATCTCCGAAAGGGGAGCTGGGAGGACCAGGGTGGAGACATTAATCTACTTTTTAGACTTTTATTAGAGTATGAACTAACTGCTATATAAAAAtaccaacaggggcgcctgggtggctcagcggggtAAAGCCTGCTGCAGGATGCCGTCCGTGAGGGTGACGGAGCCCTGAGAGGGAGTCCAGCgccataaaatctttatttaaaaaaaaaaaaaaagaccaacaaaaatcagttttttgttttttttttttaagattttatttatttatttgacagacagagatcacaagtaggcagaaaggcaggcagaggttggggagggggagcaggctcgtcgctgagcagaaagcctgatgtggggcttgatcccaggaccctgagttcatgacctgagccgaaggcagaggctttaatccactgagccacccaggtgccccaataaataaaatctttatttaaaaaaaggaaaaaagaaagttgatacattactttttccaaaaaagggttttctttttcataaatgccCCAAATCCAGAATTAAATACTACCACtcagcccagccctgggcccccagccctggggctgCCCTTCCAGCTTGGCTTTCTGGCTACacatccccgccccccccccccagtgcggTCCCCGGCACCACCCTTCCCCCTAGCCGcccccccctgccctcccctcctccatcaGCCCCTGCCGTGTGCTCATCTGTCCCCATATCCACAGTGGAGCTTCAACAGAAAGACCAGGCCTTGGTTGAGCTGCTGCAGGAGAAGGTCGGGCTGTTTGCCGAGATGACCCATTTCCAGGTGGACGGGGATGGTGGCGGCTTGACCCTGCCGACCCTACCCAGGGGCCTTTTCCGCTCCGAGTCCCTGGAGTGCCCCCGCGGAGAGCGGCTGCTGCAGGATGCCATCCGGGAGGGTGAGGGAGCCCTGAGGGGGAGTCCAGCGCCATCGCTCGGGCTAGACCGGGGCACGGCCCCACTGTCCCTAAACTCCCTGTGGCACCCGGtgtgggggaggctggggaggaggctCGTCTTTGCTGCTGTCGGACACCTCGTCCTCCGTACATTTGTGCTGCCCTTTCAGTGTCCTTCGGTGACCTTTGCCTTGTGCAGGGTGGAATGAGTGGGGTCCCCGGGGTGCCTGACGGCTGCGTGGGCCTTGGGTGGAAGGCGCCCTGTGGTTCCCTGCAGGGTTCCGTGGGGCTCCCCCGCTTACCTCCCCCCTTCCCCGTAGTGGAGGGTCTGAAAGACCTCCTGGTTGGGCCCGGAGTGGAGCTGCTCCTGACAGCCCAGGAACCAGCCTTGCCCGGGGACCTCGACAGCGGCGGTAGCACAAGTCCTGGGGTCACTGCCAGTGAGTGCCTGGGCTGGGGCCAtggtggtgggtgggagggagggcctGGACCCGGGGACCAGAGCTCAGCCCGTGCTCTCCGCTCTCCGCAGATGGTGAGGCCGGAACCTTCAATGGCTCCACTGAGCTCTGCGGAACCGACTCGGACTCCAGCCGGAAGGTGGGCCTCCCGCAGGTGTGAGCGCTGGCCGGGGGCAGGAGGGGCCAAGGGCCTGTGGACCCCTGACACAGAGCTGTGGGGGACAGGTGCCTGCGACTCCCGACCTTGCCTCTCTTTGCAGGACCGGAACGGAAATCAGCTGAGAGCCCCCCAGGAGGTGAGGTGGGAAGCTGCTGGCGGAGCCCCCCAAAGGGCGGGCCTTTTGGCTGAGAAATGCGAGCCCAGTGCGGGGTGGCGGTGGGGAGAGCGGACGTCTGAGAGCGTCTGCAGGCCTGCTGGCCCCAGACCCACATTCAGTCACCTTCTGGCCAGCTCTCCCATCCCGAGGCTTGGGCCCTGTCcccaccctctcctctgtcctcagGAAGCGCTGCAGCGATTGGTCAATCTCTATGGGCTTCTGCACGGCCTCCAGGTCAGCGGGGCCGGGGCTGGACCGGGCAGGGGAGGAGCCTGAGCGGGGCCGCCTGTCCACCGGGGTGGCGCGTTGCGTGGCCCTGGCCCGGGCCTCGGGGCCCCCGCAGCGAGGGCTCTGACGCACCCGCGGGGCCCCCCTCGCCCGCAGGCGGCCGTGGCGCAGCAGGACACGCTGATGGAGGCGCGGTTCCCCGAGGGCCCCGAGCGGCGGGAGAAGCTGGCGCGCGCCAACTCCCGGGACGGGGAGGCCGGCCGCGCCGCGCCCGCGCCCGACAAGCAGGCCACCGAGCTGGCGCTCCTGCAGCGACAACACGCGCTGCTGCAGGAGGAGCTGCGGCGCTGCCGGCGGCTGGGCGAGGAGCGCGCCACCGAGGCGGGCAGCCTGGAGGCGCGGCTCCGCGAGAGCGAGCAGGCGCGCGCGCGGCTGGAGCGCGAGGCGGAGGAGGCCCGCAGGCAGCTGGCCGCGCTGGGCCACAGCGAGCCGCCCCCGGCCGAGGCGCCCTGGGCGCGCAGACCGCTGGACCCGCGGCGCCGCAGCCTCCCCGCGGGCGACGCCCTGTACCTGAGCTTCACGCCCCCGCAGGTAAGGGAGCGGGCGCTGGCGGGGGGGTGCGCGGGGGCTGCCCCCGAGGGGGCGGGCGTCGGCGCCCCCGGGGGCGCGAGGCCGCGGCCGGACAGCTGGGACTGGGGAGGCGACCGCGGCGCCGGCGGGGCATGGGTGCTGCGGGCCCGGCCGAGCTCACTCCCCAGCCCGCTGCCTTTCCTGCCGGACCGTCACAGCCCAGCCGAGGCCACGAGCGCCTGGATTTGTCTGTGACCATTCGCTCTGTCCATCGACCCTTTGAGGACCGAGAGAGGCAGGACCTGGGCAGCCCCGAGGAGCGGCTGCAGGACAGCAGCGACCCGGACACGGGCAGCGAGGAGGAGGGGGGCTGCCGCCTGTCCCCGCCCCACAGTCCGCGAGGTGAGGCCCGAATGGCCGTTGGGGGGGTGCTGCCGGGACGCTTAGGGGGGCCCCCCGCCATCACATCTGAGGTGCCGGTGACTCTTGGGAGGGACACACGGGACACACCTGCGgcctttcccggagcagagcggGGAGTGGAGCTCTAGGAACCAAAGGAGGTAGCAGACCCCGCAGTAAGTCTGTGATatcagccttttctttttcttttttaaaaaaaggtttatttatttggcagagaaatcacaagcaggtgtggggtgcggggtggggggggagcaggctcctcactgagcagagagcctgatccagggctggatcccaggaccctgaaaccatgaccccagccagaggcagaggctttaacccactgagccacccaggcgacccgaTGACAGCCTTTTTAAGTAGaaatagtttgttttattttaatttatttatttgacagctctcaagtaggcagagaggcaggcagagagggaggaggaagtgggctctgagttgagcagggagtctgatgggggactggatcccaggaccctgggatcatgacctgaaccgaaggcagatgctcaaccgactgagccactcaggcacccctaaacatagatttctaagtaaaaaaaaaaattcttaagactgttgaagttcttttttttttttttttttttttttttaaagattttttttatttatttatttgacagagagaaatcacaagtagtcggagaggcaggcagagagagagagacggaagcaggctccctgctgagcagagagcccgatgcgggactcgatcccaggaccctgagatcatgacctgagccgaaggcagcggcttaacccactgagccacccaggcgcccaagactgtTGAAGTTCTTATAGTTGATTTAGGAAATACAGAATAACCTAAAGCTAGTGTGACTTTATATaacaatcttaaaatattttgcatgGTATTAGCCAAAGTGTATCTCCCTATCCTCAGAAAGGATACACAGTAGGCAGGTGTGGGCACATTCCTTCCAGTGTGGACAGAGGTTTCGGCTCACCCATGGGGCACTGTTGGTGCAGGGGTGCACCTGCTGGCCAGAGCCTGTGTCCTCCCACTGActctgccccatccccctgcAGACTTCACCCGAATGCAGGACATCCCAGAAGAGATCGAGAGTCGCGACGGGGAGCCTGTGGCTTCAGAGAGCTAAGGGGGCCCCTCATTCCGTCCTGTGCCCCCAGGAAGAACACACCAGGGGAGGCAAACTCTGGAGCCTCCAGTGTGCCGTCGGCAAGGGAACATTGGAAAGAACTGCCGACTGCCCCTGCCGGCTCTGGGGCTCCTCGGACCCCTGGGGCCGCTGGGAAGCTGGGGGGAAATGGGCCACAGCACCTCCTGCTGGTATCCAGGAGCTACACCACGGATGCCAGCTTTTCATGCCTTCTTCCCTCTACTttaggaaaatttatttatttattgtttattagtTACACGGGGAGTGGGGAGATTTAGAGGACCAGGGACACGGGAACCAAGCCATAGGGATGAGGGGGCCTTGTCCTGCAACACTACTGGGGCTTATTCAGGCTAAACAACGCCCCCCCCTCCAGCAACACCTGAGAGGCGGTGCCAAGGACCAGGCCACCCTTCCAGAAGGGCTGTGGGCGGGGCCgtgctccccttccctcccctgctcactgctgggctcctttctctccatccatccTGGAGACCCCAGGGAGCTAGCCTGGCTCCCCGGAGTCGAGGGCAAGGTGGCGGTGACGGCTctgttggagggggaggggaaagcccACGGGACCAGaatgttctttgttgttgttttcttttttgtaccaAAGCCAACTGCacgtgttttgtatttttaagagatgATTGTAGGCAATTAGAAATCACAGCCTTCTATCTGCGCTTATCAGAAGAgcttgcggggtgggggggaatggcGTCCCCTCACCGGCGGTAAAGGGGGACCTACTCTGACCTCTTCTCCAGCCATTTGGAAAACATTTAGGGTGAGTTGGGGAATCTCTGTGAACCCTGACCTCATCCGCACCTCAGCAGCCGTGACTGAAACCTCATTGTGAATTTGGGGGATTTTCCGGTGGACCCCCAGTGCCCACCAGCCCCTGCCATTTTCTGCCAATttgattgtttaaaaaagaaaagataaagcaaGGAAAATTAAAGACCTGGAACCCCCACGAGTTGCTGTCTCCATGCTTGCCAGCCCTAGGGCCGCGCCAGTGTCCCCTCCAGAGGAGGGGCAGGCCACCTCCCCCGGCACAGGCCACTCCCATAACAAAGTGCCATGAGCCCTTGTTGTGGGCGCTGACAACCGCAAATACATGGGTCAAAATGAAGGGCACTTAGGGTCCAGGGGCTGTTGGGGATTCCAGAATTAGAAAACTGGTCTCGGCCTCATTTGCATGCCCTGCTCAGAAATGACCTCAGCCAGTGGCCCCCTCCCACCAGCGGGCCCAGTTCCTGCCGGCCTCTCTCCAGAGTCCTTCGTTTTCAGATTCAGCCCCGGCTCTGCCTCAGTCTAAAGTGTCAGAGCCCTGGGGCAACCTCTTCCAGGGGCAGCTGTTCGGTCAGTTTCAGTTCTGGGTTTTGCTCATTTCACTTCCTGTTTCTGGCTACTacccctggggctgggggaggggcagagggagggcgtCGGGGCTGCCCAGGCCAGCCCCTGCGCACACCTCCTCAGGGGAGAGGAACTGAAATCCTCTGGCCACCTCTCCCCTGCACCCGCCCATCTGGCCTTCAGCAGGTGCTTTCTTGTCTGTACAGGGTCTGTGCCCGGGAGGGGGTGGGTCTGGAAAGGGAAGGCTcccctggccagggtggcccAGCCTAGGGAGGCCCTGGCTCTCCACTTCCCTCCCAGCGTCTGGCTTCCGGACCTGGGGCTCCGCAGTGTGCAGCATCAGCTGGAAGCTGGGACCCCTCCAGGGTGCAGCGGACAGAGGACAACCACAGTGTGGGTGGGAGAGAC
This portion of the Mustela lutreola isolate mMusLut2 chromosome 14, mMusLut2.pri, whole genome shotgun sequence genome encodes:
- the ARHGEF2 gene encoding rho guanine nucleotide exchange factor 2 isoform X17: MSRIESLTRARTERSRELASKAREKEKMKEAKDARYTNGHLFTTISVSGMTMCYACNKSITAKEALICPTCNVTIHNRCKDTLANCTKVKQKQQKAALLKNNTALQSVSLRSKTTPRERPSSAIYPSDSFRQSLLGSRRGRSSLSLAKSVSTTNIAGHFNEESPLGLRRILSQSTDSLNMRNRTLSVESLIDEGAEVIYSELMSDFETDERDFAADSWSLAVDSGFLQQQKKEVMKQQDVIYELIQTELHHVRTLKIMTRLFRAGMLEELQLEPGVVQGLFPCVDELSDIHTRFLSQLLERRRQSLCPGSTRNFVIHRLGDLLINQFSGPSAEQMRKTYSEFCSRHTKALKLYKELCARDKRFQQFIRKVTRSAVLKRHGVQECILLVTQRVTKYPVLISRILQHSHGPEEERQDLTTALGLVKELLSNVDQDVHELEKGARLQEIYHRMDPRAQAPVPGKGPFGREELLRRRLIHDGCLLWKTATGRFKDVLMLLMTDVLLFLQEKDQKYIFPALDKPSVVSLQNLIVRDIANQEKGMFLISAAPPEMYEVHTASRDDRSTWIRVIQQSVRVCPSREDFPLIETEHEAYLRRIKMELQQKDQALVELLQEKVGLFAEMTHFQVDGDGGGLTLPTLPRGLFRSESLECPRGERLLQDAIREVEGLKDLLVGPGVELLLTAQEPALPGDLDSGGSTSPGVTANGEAGTFNGSTELCGTDSDSSRKDRNGNQLRAPQEEALQRLVNLYGLLHGLQAAVAQQDTLMEARFPEGPERREKLARANSRDGEAGRAAPAPDKQATELALLQRQHALLQEELRRCRRLGEERATEAGSLEARLRESEQARARLEREAEEARRQLAALGHSEPPPAEAPWARRPLDPRRRSLPAGDALYLSFTPPQDRERQDLGSPEERLQDSSDPDTGSEEEGGCRLSPPHSPRDFTRMQDIPEEIESRDGEPVASES
- the ARHGEF2 gene encoding rho guanine nucleotide exchange factor 2 isoform X10; this encodes MCLGVPRREAECGEQGRLGPEHQGPLGPSMPGREGPGVLRALAPVPSLLLPPLSQAREKEKMKEAKDARYTNGHLFTTISVSGMTMCYACNKSITAKEALICPTCNVTIHNRCKDTLANCTKVKQKQQKAALLKNNTALQSVSLRSKTTPRERPSSAIYPSDSFRQSLLGSRRGRSSLSLAKSVSTTNIAGHFNEESPLGLRRILSQSTDSLNMRNRTLSVESLIDEGAEVIYSELMSDFETDERDFAADSWSLAVDSGFLQQQKKEVMKQQDVIYELIQTELHHVRTLKIMTRLFRAGMLEELQLEPGVVQGLFPCVDELSDIHTRFLSQLLERRRQSLCPGSTRNFVIHRLGDLLINQFSGPSAEQMRKTYSEFCSRHTKALKLYKELCARDKRFQQFIRKVTRSAVLKRHGVQECILLVTQRVTKYPVLISRILQHSHGPEEERQDLTTALGLVKELLSNVDQDVHELEKGARLQEIYHRMDPRAQAPVPGKGPFGREELLRRRLIHDGCLLWKTATGRFKDVLMLLMTDVLLFLQEKDQKYIFPALDKPSVVSLQNLIVRDIANQEKGMFLISAAPPEMYEVHTASRDDRSTWIRVIQQSVRVCPSREDFPLIETEHEAYLRRIKMELQQKDQALVELLQEKVGLFAEMTHFQVDGDGGGLTLPTLPRGLFRSESLECPRGERLLQDAIREVEGLKDLLVGPGVELLLTAQEPALPGDLDSGGSTSPGVTANGEAGTFNGSTELCGTDSDSSRKVGLPQDRNGNQLRAPQELSHPEAWALSPPSPLSSGSAAAIGQSLWASARPPGGRGAAGHADGGAVPRGPRAAGEAGARQLPGRGGRPRRARARQAGHRAGAPAATTRAAAGGAAALPAAGRGARHRGGQPGGAAPRERAGARAAGARGGGGPQAAGRAGPQRAAPGRGALGAQTAGPAAPQPPRGRRPVPELHAPAGPREAGPGQPRGAAAGQQRPGHGQRGGGGLPPVPAPQSARLHPNAGHPRRDRESRRGACGFRELRGPLIPSCAPRKNTPGEANSGASSVPSAREHWKELPTAPAGSGAPRTPGAAGKLGGNGPQHLLLVSRSYTTDASFSCLLPSTLGKFIYLLFISYTGSGEI